CTCCTCGGTCACGGTCAATACCTCGTAGAGTCCACTGCGGCCCTTGTATCCGACATTGTTGCATTCCGGACACCCGACCGGCTCAAAGATCTCTACGGTTCGGGCCTCTTCGGGTGTGAACCCCAGTCCGACGAGAAACTCGGGGTCCATGTCGACCTTGCGCTTGCAAAACGCGCAGAGCTTTCGGATGAGGCGCTGGGCCACGATGGCGTTGACCGACGAGGCCACCAGAAATCCGTCCACGCCCATGTTCAAGAGGCGGGTCAGGGTGCTCGGGGCGTCGTTCGTGTGCAGGGTGGACAGAACCAAGTGCCCGGTCAGGGCCGCCTTGATGGCGATCTCGGCCGTTTCCAAATCCCGGATTTCGCCCACCAGGATGATATCCGGGTCCTGACGGAGAAAGGATCGCAGGGCCGCGGCAAAGGTCAGACCAACGTCTTCCTTGACCTGGACCTGGTTGATGCCGTGGACGCTGAATTCGACCGGGTCCTCGGCCGTGGAGATGTTCACGTCCTCCTTATTCAATTCCATCAGGGCCGAGTATAGGGTCGTGGTCTTGCCCGATCCCGTCGGCCCGGTGACCAGAAACATCCCATAGGGCCTGTTGATGGCCGTCTTGATGGCCGTCAGAGACTTCTCTTCAAGGCCCAGCTGGGTCATGTCCACCTTTAGGGCCGACTTGTCCAGAAGACGCATGACCACCTTTTCCCCGAACAGGGTCGGCAGGATGGAGACCCGGAACTCGATTTCCTTGCCAGAGGGTGTGCGGACCTTGATGCGCCCGTCCTGTGGAAGACGCTTCTCGGCGATGTTTAAATGGGCCATGATCTTCAAACGGGAAATGAGGGCGTTTTTTAGCCTGGCCGGAGGCTGCATGACCTCCTGGAGCATGCCGTCGCTCCGAAATCGGACCCGGAAATCCTTTTCGTAAGGTTCGATGTGGATGTCCGAGGCCTTCCTCCTAATGGCGTCCATAATGATCAGGTTGACCATCTTGACCACCGGGGCCGCCGAGGCCGCCTCCAGAGTCGATGCCGTATCCCCGCCCGATTCGTCTTCTCCGGAGACATCCAAGTCGCTCTCGGCCATGTCGGACATGGCCTCCTGAAGGGTGCCGAAACCCGAATCCCGCTCGTCCTTGACCCGCTCCAGGGCCTTGTGCACCGCCCCGGGCGCGGCCACGTGCATGATCGGCTCCATGCCGGTCATGAATCGAATGTCGTCCACAGCCAGGATGTCCTCGGGCTCCGAGGAAGCCAGGAAAAGCTGAGTGCCCTGGACGAAGAAGGGCACGGCCCTGTACTTGACCAGAAGGTCCCTGGCCACGATCTCCAGAATCTTGTCGGAAATGACCATCTTGGAAGGGTCGGCAGCGGGC
This window of the Deltaproteobacteria bacterium genome carries:
- the pilB gene encoding type IV-A pilus assembly ATPase PilB; this encodes MAGQTVSQHLIEWAELSAPDVAKIEAVQGKKRVGFLHGALETGVIDESQYVEFLAERLNMPAADPSKMVISDKILEIVARDLLVKYRAVPFFVQGTQLFLASSEPEDILAVDDIRFMTGMEPIMHVAAPGAVHKALERVKDERDSGFGTLQEAMSDMAESDLDVSGEDESGGDTASTLEAASAAPVVKMVNLIIMDAIRRKASDIHIEPYEKDFRVRFRSDGMLQEVMQPPARLKNALISRLKIMAHLNIAEKRLPQDGRIKVRTPSGKEIEFRVSILPTLFGEKVVMRLLDKSALKVDMTQLGLEEKSLTAIKTAINRPYGMFLVTGPTGSGKTTTLYSALMELNKEDVNISTAEDPVEFSVHGINQVQVKEDVGLTFAAALRSFLRQDPDIILVGEIRDLETAEIAIKAALTGHLVLSTLHTNDAPSTLTRLLNMGVDGFLVASSVNAIVAQRLIRKLCAFCKRKVDMDPEFLVGLGFTPEEARTVEIFEPVGCPECNNVGYKGRSGLYEVLTVTEEIQELILRQATVLEIRDTALSQGMLTMRQSGLTKLANGMTSVQEILRVTV